The sequence GCGGCAGTCTTCCAGCGTCGGCATGACCCTGGAGGAGCTGGCGCAGCTCATGGTCGAGCTTGGCTGCCGCGACGCCCTCAACCTCGACGGCGGCGGCTCCACCACCATGTGGGTGCGCGGCAGCGTCGTCAACCGGCCTTCCGGCGGCAGCCAGCGCCCGGTCGCCAACGCGCTGCTCGTCATGAGCACCGCCCCCCACGGCCCGCCGACCCGGGTGCGCGTGACGCCCGAAGCCATCACCGCGCTGCCCGGCTATCGCGCGACCGTCACCGTCGCGGCCGAAGACGACTACTACAACCCCGTTGATCTGGGCACGGTCGCCGTCAACTGGGCGGCGGAGGGAGCGATCGGCGCGGTATCGCCGCGCGGGGAGTTCGCCGCGGGCGAGGCGACGGAAACGACCACGGGGGCGGTCGCGGTGACCGTGGGGCCGACGACCGCGCGCGTGCCGGTGACGGTGTATGCGCGTCCGCCGGAGCTGCGGCTCTCGCCGCAGACGGTGACCGCGACGCCGGGGCAGTGGGTGCAATTCGCAGCGACTCCGGTGGACGAGCAGGGACGGCCTATCTCGTACGACCCAGCCCAGGTGGCATGGCGGGCGGAGCCGGCGGCGGGGGTGATTGACAACCGCGGTCTGCTCGCGGTCGGGTCGGGGCCGATGGGGACGGTGACCGCCAGCCTGCGGGGAGTGGAGGCGGCGGCGCGCGTGGTGTTCGTGACGACGACGGTGGTAGTGGAGGACTTCGAGACCGAGGCTCCGCGCATCGCCTTCTCGTGGCCGCGGGAGGTGCCGGTGTCGTGGCGGCGCGTGACCGACCTCGTGTCCGAAGGCCGCTGCGCGGCGCGCCTGGACTACGATTTCACGACGACGACGCAGGCGCGCGCGGCTTACCTGGGGGTCAACCGCATCGTCGGCAGCGCGACCGCGCTGCGCGCGTGGGTCTATGGCGACGGCCGCGGCCACTGGCTGCGGGCGCGGATCAGCGACGCGCTGGGGGGCACCTACAACCTCGACTTCGCCCCGCGCGTGGATTGGACCGGGTGGCGCGAGGTCTCGGCCTTGGTTCCCGCCGAGGCCCGGCCCCCGCTGCGTTGGGACGCCATCTACGTCAGCGAGTTCCGCCCCGAGCGCCAGGACGCAGGCGCGCTGGTCTTCGACCTGCTGCGGGCGGAGGTGGCGCCGGCTCAATAGCAGTCCGCCCCTCCCCCTTCCCGAACCTTTCTCCGACTTCCGCGCTCTGGACTATCAGGAGGAGCGCAATCGGTGACCGGCGGAGGCACAGACGCCGAATTGGTGGCGCGTGTAAGGGAGGGCGACCTGGGCGCCTTCGACCGCCTGGTCGCTCGCCACCGCGCGCGGGTCTTCGCTATCGCCCGGCAGATCGCGACCGACGCCGACGCCGCGCAGGACATCGCCCAGGAGGCCTTTCTGCAGGCTTTCCGCGCGCTCGACAGCATCCGCGACCATGAACGCGTCGGCCCCTGGCTCAACACCATCGTCCGGCGCCAGGCGCAGCGCCGCCTGCGCGAGGCGCAGCGCTGGCCGGCATCAGTGGACCTGGAAACCGTGCGCGGCGCGCCAGCGTGGCGGAGCTGGCCCGAGCCCGAGCCGCCAGGCGAGATGGTCGAGCGAGTCCGATCGCTGCTGGCCGTGCTCTCTCAGCGCGAGCGCCAGGTGATGATCCTGCACTACCTCGAAGGGCGCTCGTGCCAGGAGATCGCCGTTCACCTGCGCACGTCCGTCGGCACCATCAAGCGCATCCTCCATGACTCTCGCCGCAAGGCGCGAAAGGAAGGAACAGCAATGGCTAACCAGCATGGCGAACCAGGCCCCCGCAGGCTGACAGTGTGGATTGACGGGAGTCCTTCGCCGGGGCGCTGGAACGTGTTCGATCACCTGCGCCCACTCATGGCTCAGGCCGTCTGTCTCGCCGTCAACAAGCTGGCGAAGACCACACGGCAGGTGGCAGAGCAGAT is a genomic window of Armatimonadota bacterium containing:
- a CDS encoding phosphodiester glycosidase family protein, whose amino-acid sequence is MKMHRPTSPVLTPRLLPALIVALAMASLASATATAEILARRMIAPGVRYTLEQRPQGPFNINLVELDPKERYILLACTVGGGSPVRSPVSAIARTQSSATRYAVAAVNGDYFIMGGNGDGTLLGVNVSAGQLISARTGRSALVVMEDGRAQVATLRFDAGLETPGGAHVVIKAVNQPRRQDDIVLYTSSFGASTRTAASGREVVLAGMPEPLALGEVYQAEVMASTHAVGNLALWPGQVAVSASGRSAAALERLAVGDTVKLSFDLAPHPQGKIVEAVGGGPRLVRDGRVSVEWRQEDFKSNLAHQRHPRTAAGVKPDGHVVLVTVDGRQSSSVGMTLEELAQLMVELGCRDALNLDGGGSTTMWVRGSVVNRPSGGSQRPVANALLVMSTAPHGPPTRVRVTPEAITALPGYRATVTVAAEDDYYNPVDLGTVAVNWAAEGAIGAVSPRGEFAAGEATETTTGAVAVTVGPTTARVPVTVYARPPELRLSPQTVTATPGQWVQFAATPVDEQGRPISYDPAQVAWRAEPAAGVIDNRGLLAVGSGPMGTVTASLRGVEAAARVVFVTTTVVVEDFETEAPRIAFSWPREVPVSWRRVTDLVSEGRCAARLDYDFTTTTQARAAYLGVNRIVGSATALRAWVYGDGRGHWLRARISDALGGTYNLDFAPRVDWTGWREVSALVPAEARPPLRWDAIYVSEFRPERQDAGALVFDLLRAEVAPAQ